Proteins encoded by one window of Shewanella avicenniae:
- a CDS encoding protein adenylyltransferase SelO, protein MKLKQDFFEQLTGYYQQVMPTPLPAPHWLLWSDEAAKLVGIDQPNDHWLQVFSGNQRLPQAQYYAQVYSGHQFGGYSPRLGDGRSIILGEAVGAQGSWDVALKGAGPTPFSRHGDGRAVTRSAVREFLISEALAALNIPTTRALAVIGSDLPVWRETLEKGAITVRLARSHIRFGHFEYFYYGDEHRSEKVQRLADFVIQQHFPQFSCDNAGYKAWFAEVVASTARLIAKWQVFGFAHGVMNTDNMSILGDSFDFGPFSFLDTYQEDFICNHSDPEGRYAFSQQPGIGLWNLQCLAQALTPIISSDDLLAALRQYQPTLVQHYLQLMGARLGFAVPAEQTEAEQQQDLQLIGEFTQLLEQQKLDYTNTLRQFAHVSPDGNSAALRDEFVDVVKFDGWWQQYQQRVSKVSELDAWQQARRLANPKYILRNYQAQQATEQALAGDLSGLQTLHQLLKNPFDEQPALAHYADRPPQWGEGLIMSCSS, encoded by the coding sequence ATGAAGTTAAAACAGGATTTTTTCGAACAACTCACTGGCTACTACCAACAGGTGATGCCCACACCATTGCCCGCGCCACACTGGCTATTATGGAGCGACGAGGCAGCAAAGCTGGTTGGTATCGACCAGCCCAATGACCATTGGCTGCAAGTATTCTCTGGCAATCAGCGTCTGCCGCAAGCGCAATACTACGCCCAAGTCTACAGTGGCCATCAGTTCGGCGGCTATTCTCCGCGACTGGGGGATGGTCGCTCCATCATTCTGGGAGAAGCCGTTGGCGCGCAAGGCAGTTGGGATGTCGCGCTTAAAGGTGCAGGCCCGACCCCGTTTTCGCGTCATGGCGATGGCCGTGCCGTGACCCGCTCTGCGGTGCGTGAGTTTTTGATCTCCGAAGCCTTGGCCGCATTAAATATTCCCACGACCCGTGCGTTAGCTGTGATTGGTTCTGACTTGCCAGTGTGGCGCGAGACCTTAGAAAAAGGCGCAATTACTGTGCGCCTCGCCAGAAGCCATATTCGCTTTGGTCACTTTGAATATTTTTATTACGGCGATGAACATCGCAGCGAGAAAGTACAGCGCTTAGCTGATTTTGTGATTCAGCAGCATTTCCCACAATTTAGCTGCGATAACGCCGGTTATAAGGCATGGTTTGCTGAAGTGGTCGCCAGCACTGCGCGTTTGATTGCCAAATGGCAGGTGTTTGGCTTTGCTCATGGGGTGATGAACACGGACAATATGTCGATTCTCGGCGACAGTTTTGACTTCGGGCCATTCTCCTTTTTAGATACCTATCAAGAAGACTTCATCTGTAACCATTCCGATCCTGAAGGCCGCTATGCGTTTAGTCAGCAGCCGGGAATTGGTTTGTGGAATTTACAGTGTTTAGCACAAGCACTGACACCGATCATTAGCTCTGACGATCTGCTGGCGGCACTGCGCCAGTATCAACCGACCTTAGTGCAGCATTATCTGCAATTGATGGGCGCTCGCTTGGGCTTTGCTGTGCCCGCTGAGCAAACGGAAGCGGAGCAGCAGCAAGATCTGCAACTTATTGGTGAGTTTACCCAATTGCTGGAACAGCAAAAATTGGATTACACCAATACGCTGCGCCAGTTTGCCCATGTCTCCCCTGATGGGAATAGCGCGGCGTTGCGTGATGAATTTGTTGATGTGGTCAAGTTTGATGGCTGGTGGCAACAGTATCAGCAGCGAGTAAGCAAGGTGAGTGAGTTGGATGCTTGGCAGCAGGCACGCCGTTTAGCCAACCCCAAATACATTTTGCGTAACTATCAAGCGCAGCAAGCCACTGAACAAGCATTAGCAGGGGATCTGAGCGGCCTGCAAACCTTGCATCAGTTATTAAAAAACCCTTTTGACGAACAACCTGCGCTGGCTCATTATGCCGATCGACCGCCACAATGGGGCGAAGGGTTAATTATGTCGTGTAGCAGTTAA
- a CDS encoding DsrE/DsrF/TusD sulfur relay family protein: MQKILMVAHASPYGSEKMFNALRIAIALKELAEEPVELKLFLMSDAVFSAVKGQKTPDLSYNLAQMLDILLAQQVPVKLCKTCVEARGVTQAMLIEGAEIGTLGDLTQWTLAADKVMHL, translated from the coding sequence ATGCAAAAAATATTGATGGTGGCACATGCCAGCCCCTATGGCTCAGAAAAAATGTTCAATGCATTGCGTATTGCGATTGCCTTAAAAGAGTTGGCCGAGGAGCCGGTTGAACTCAAACTATTTCTGATGTCTGATGCGGTATTCAGTGCAGTGAAAGGCCAGAAAACACCTGATTTAAGCTATAACCTCGCGCAGATGCTCGACATTCTATTAGCGCAACAAGTGCCCGTTAAACTGTGTAAAACCTGCGTTGAAGCGCGCGGCGTTACCCAAGCGATGCTGATTGAAGGTGCTGAAATTGGCACCCTTGGCGACTTAACTCAGTGGACACTCGCCGCCGATAAAGTGATGCATCTTTGA
- a CDS encoding nitrous oxide-stimulated promoter family protein, with translation MSLLTDQLAVELRTIEVMMQIYCRAHHQGQNGLCQACAELLAYAETRLDRCPYGQLKPACRHCPIHCYKAEPKAQVQAIMRYSGPRMLLRHPILALRHLCKERQPFPEKPPANMANRYLRQQQNNSK, from the coding sequence ATGTCCCTGTTAACTGACCAACTTGCCGTTGAACTGCGCACTATTGAAGTAATGATGCAGATCTACTGTCGTGCGCATCACCAAGGGCAAAATGGCTTGTGTCAGGCATGCGCTGAATTGTTGGCGTATGCCGAAACTCGGCTCGATCGCTGCCCATATGGGCAACTAAAGCCCGCCTGTCGGCACTGCCCTATCCACTGCTATAAAGCTGAACCCAAAGCGCAAGTGCAAGCGATTATGCGCTACAGCGGCCCTCGCATGCTGCTGCGCCACCCAATCTTGGCGTTACGGCATCTTTGTAAAGAGCGCCAACCATTTCCTGAAAAACCACCCGCAAATATGGCCAATCGTTACCTGAGACAACAACAGAACAACAGCAAATAG
- a CDS encoding YSC84-related protein — MATSAVADDSYGATLAEFQKATETHHFFDTAYGYAVFPTVGKGGIGIGAAYGKGRVYRGGVYTGNSTLTQLSIGFQLGGQAYSEIIFFKDAKAYNDFTSGSFEFGAQASAVAINLGANAQAGTTGNSAAAGQHGGSQTARAAYINGMAVFTAAKGGLMFEAALAGQSFTFDQR, encoded by the coding sequence ATGGCGACTAGCGCTGTAGCAGACGATAGCTATGGTGCAACCTTGGCTGAATTCCAAAAAGCCACTGAAACCCATCATTTTTTTGATACTGCTTATGGCTATGCAGTATTCCCTACCGTCGGTAAAGGCGGTATCGGCATTGGCGCCGCCTACGGAAAAGGCCGAGTCTATCGCGGTGGCGTGTATACCGGCAATTCCACCTTGACCCAGCTATCCATTGGCTTCCAGCTCGGTGGTCAGGCCTACAGTGAGATCATCTTCTTCAAAGATGCTAAAGCCTATAACGACTTCACCAGCGGCAGCTTTGAGTTTGGTGCACAAGCTTCAGCAGTGGCGATAAATTTGGGCGCCAACGCACAGGCGGGAACAACGGGCAACTCCGCAGCAGCTGGACAGCACGGTGGCAGTCAAACGGCCAGAGCAGCTTATATCAACGGCATGGCTGTATTTACCGCAGCCAAAGGCGGTTTAATGTTTGAAGCGGCGTTAGCAGGACAATCCTTTACCTTTGACCAACGCTAA
- a CDS encoding acyltransferase family protein, with the protein MRQKQLEFVYMRGVAIMLIVAGHSIYNSEEGFPAFLENLIRGGTALFVFISGYFFHRVFYSRFEFRRFMSNKIDNVLWPFLLVSAVGLLALVPHWLWVEHHSVQQLPLDVWYTVRNGYVLYPHWYIPFILLIFVLSPLFLAYIRLTASARWFWLLIVSVLALIVQRPIGNVNVLQSALYFSPFYLLGICYSQDDTVLARYKQQIGWLSWGLLLLTLVMQTYVEGHLGNYHKNFWEFNNGFDWQFLQKVALCVLVLQGCEWLAQQGEQLWLTRLADMSFAIFFLHPLFSLAIGDVSYFIHFKLAPGSALTSILYSTLIFGIQLGGSVLVALWIKHKLGERSRSIIGW; encoded by the coding sequence ATGCGTCAAAAACAACTTGAGTTTGTCTACATGCGCGGCGTTGCCATTATGTTGATTGTGGCCGGACACAGCATCTACAACTCTGAAGAGGGGTTTCCTGCATTTTTAGAGAATCTCATTCGCGGTGGTACCGCCTTGTTTGTGTTTATTTCGGGCTATTTTTTTCATCGGGTGTTTTATAGCCGCTTTGAATTCCGCCGTTTTATGAGCAACAAAATAGACAATGTGTTATGGCCATTTTTGCTAGTATCGGCGGTGGGGTTGCTGGCCTTAGTGCCACATTGGTTGTGGGTCGAGCACCACAGTGTGCAGCAACTGCCATTGGATGTGTGGTACACAGTGCGTAACGGCTATGTGCTTTATCCGCACTGGTATATCCCGTTTATTTTGCTGATCTTTGTGTTATCGCCGTTGTTTCTTGCCTATATCAGATTAACGGCGAGTGCCCGCTGGTTCTGGCTGCTCATTGTTTCAGTGCTGGCGTTGATCGTACAGCGGCCCATTGGCAACGTGAACGTGTTGCAGTCGGCACTCTATTTCTCACCGTTTTATTTACTTGGGATCTGTTATTCGCAAGATGACACAGTGCTGGCACGCTATAAACAGCAGATCGGCTGGTTGTCTTGGGGGCTGTTGCTACTGACATTGGTGATGCAAACCTATGTTGAGGGACATCTAGGTAACTACCATAAAAATTTTTGGGAGTTTAATAACGGCTTTGATTGGCAATTTTTACAGAAAGTTGCGCTATGCGTATTGGTGCTCCAAGGCTGTGAATGGTTGGCGCAACAAGGCGAACAGCTGTGGTTAACTCGCTTAGCTGATATGAGTTTTGCCATCTTCTTTCTACATCCGCTGTTTTCGCTTGCGATTGGCGATGTGTCGTATTTCATTCACTTTAAGTTAGCCCCAGGATCGGCATTGACCTCAATACTGTATTCAACGCTGATATTTGGAATTCAACTGGGTGGCAGTGTACTAGTGGCATTGTGGATAAAACATAAGCTGGGTGAGCGTAGCCGCAGTATTATCGGCTGGTGA
- a CDS encoding GNAT family N-acetyltransferase — protein sequence MHARPVYKTDAAKLSDYFTRNQSHFQRWDPLRPVNFHSVANWQQRLNHLYTEPRTEYWFALADAEKIIAHCALSNVVQGPFQACYMGYGIDADYQGRGLMPNLCQTALAFGFQRLSLHRVMANYMPHNLRSGALLARLGFEKEGLAKEYLCINGEWQDHVLTSLLARHFNAPR from the coding sequence ATGCACGCTCGCCCTGTATACAAAACTGATGCCGCCAAACTGTCAGATTACTTCACTCGAAACCAGTCGCATTTTCAACGCTGGGATCCACTGCGCCCAGTAAATTTCCACAGTGTGGCCAATTGGCAACAAAGATTGAACCATCTCTATACTGAACCACGTACTGAGTATTGGTTTGCACTAGCAGACGCGGAGAAAATTATTGCCCATTGTGCGTTAAGCAATGTGGTACAAGGGCCGTTTCAGGCGTGCTACATGGGCTATGGCATCGACGCCGACTACCAAGGTCGCGGTTTAATGCCAAACTTATGTCAAACCGCATTGGCCTTTGGGTTTCAGCGTTTATCACTGCACAGAGTGATGGCGAACTATATGCCTCACAACCTGCGTTCTGGCGCGCTACTGGCAAGGCTCGGCTTTGAAAAAGAAGGGCTCGCAAAAGAGTATTTATGTATTAATGGGGAATGGCAGGACCATGTGTTGACCTCGCTGTTAGCACGTCACTTTAATGCCCCACGTTGA
- a CDS encoding glutathione S-transferase has product MIQVHHLEQSRSFRIIWLLEELGLEYEVVTYRRDPTTYGAPAALTRIHPLGKSPVITDGNITVAESAAIIEYLLDNYDLEGKFRPKAGQALLDYRYWMHFAEGSLMPLLVMRLVLGKVKQRPMPFFAKPIARKLVDSIDSAFITPRLLPQLALINTWLETHSWFAGDTLSGADFQMELALRFAVSTTDITALPHIAAYLQKTAARPAHQIAAEKAQ; this is encoded by the coding sequence ATGATTCAAGTGCACCATTTAGAGCAGTCACGATCGTTTCGCATAATCTGGCTATTAGAAGAGCTAGGGCTGGAATATGAGGTAGTGACTTACCGTCGCGATCCAACAACCTATGGCGCACCCGCCGCGTTAACCCGCATTCATCCGCTCGGCAAATCCCCAGTGATCACCGATGGCAACATCACCGTGGCCGAGTCCGCTGCGATTATTGAATATCTGCTAGATAACTACGACCTCGAAGGCAAGTTCAGACCAAAAGCTGGACAAGCGCTGTTGGATTATCGCTACTGGATGCACTTTGCTGAAGGTTCGTTGATGCCATTGTTAGTGATGCGCTTAGTGCTGGGGAAAGTTAAGCAACGGCCGATGCCATTTTTCGCCAAACCGATTGCACGTAAGCTGGTTGATAGCATCGACAGCGCCTTTATCACCCCACGTTTGCTACCGCAGTTAGCCCTGATTAACACTTGGCTTGAAACCCATTCATGGTTTGCCGGGGATACCCTCAGTGGTGCTGATTTTCAGATGGAATTGGCACTACGCTTTGCCGTATCAACTACCGATATCACGGCTTTACCCCATATCGCCGCTTATCTCCAAAAAACGGCCGCCCGCCCAGCGCATCAAATTGCCGCGGAAAAAGCGCAATAG
- a CDS encoding helix-turn-helix domain-containing protein, producing MTEQLSRLRGTGLQVPTKSESPKKPLNSPLDLANPQLQHISTRNSLSNFEYIKQLLGEESALKLFDGILQNPDSQLYRCYQGKPLDLNFFCSPDYWYCNEINLRIFANAAALGVDLEQMGYHTVQMSLQQRQQTILGLIHLLGVEKIFKQAQKVNALYNRTKSVEIYSVSKTGVMGQLQYHPGLQHSLHVTTYNIGCYRGVLEYLGYQEVKVELLEEHFATDTQPGSTMLGFSWKPMSLKQRLAMLLGNLMCPRLFTQYLSSSQCLRRYHQPVVDAHQYYQQRTQNLITELEQQYGQRLSLKQLEIERLNDVVTEQQAVLTRLQDPFALRAEKWLEQNGCKMGVSATDFAADFCMSERTLNRKLGDSLGAPAKTLINRYKLNKSRHLLEQGVPIIHTAEACGFSSPSYFTQAFKKQFGYTPSECKAS from the coding sequence ATGACAGAACAACTTTCACGTCTCCGTGGCACAGGATTACAGGTACCGACTAAGTCCGAATCACCTAAAAAGCCTCTCAACAGCCCGTTGGATTTAGCCAATCCACAGCTGCAACATATTTCGACGCGCAACAGCCTGAGTAACTTTGAATACATCAAACAACTGCTCGGCGAAGAAAGTGCACTGAAGTTGTTTGACGGTATTTTGCAAAATCCCGACTCACAGCTGTACCGTTGCTATCAAGGTAAACCGCTCGACCTTAACTTTTTCTGCTCACCCGACTATTGGTATTGCAACGAGATCAACTTGCGCATTTTTGCCAATGCGGCGGCGCTTGGGGTCGATTTGGAACAGATGGGCTACCACACGGTGCAGATGTCATTACAACAGCGCCAACAAACCATTTTGGGGCTAATTCATCTGCTAGGCGTTGAAAAGATTTTTAAACAAGCGCAAAAGGTCAATGCGCTCTACAACCGCACCAAAAGTGTAGAGATTTACTCCGTGTCCAAAACTGGTGTGATGGGGCAACTGCAATATCATCCCGGACTGCAGCATTCACTCCATGTCACCACCTACAATATTGGCTGTTATCGCGGCGTACTCGAATATTTGGGCTATCAGGAAGTAAAAGTGGAGTTGCTAGAAGAACACTTTGCGACTGATACCCAACCCGGCTCAACCATGCTGGGATTTTCTTGGAAGCCAATGAGCCTGAAACAACGGCTCGCCATGTTGCTCGGTAACCTGATGTGCCCAAGACTATTCACCCAATACCTCAGTTCAAGTCAGTGTTTGCGCCGCTACCATCAACCGGTGGTGGATGCACATCAGTACTATCAACAACGCACCCAAAACTTGATCACCGAGTTAGAGCAGCAATACGGCCAGCGACTGTCGCTAAAACAACTGGAAATTGAACGTTTAAATGATGTGGTTACCGAACAGCAAGCCGTACTAACCCGTTTGCAAGATCCGTTTGCGCTGCGGGCGGAAAAGTGGCTGGAACAAAATGGCTGCAAGATGGGGGTTTCAGCCACCGATTTTGCTGCCGATTTTTGTATGTCTGAGCGCACACTCAACCGCAAACTCGGTGACAGCTTAGGCGCGCCAGCGAAAACCCTGATTAATCGCTATAAGCTTAATAAATCCAGACATTTGCTCGAACAAGGGGTACCCATTATTCACACCGCCGAAGCCTGTGGATTTAGCAGCCCAAGCTACTTTACTCAAGCGTTTAAGAAGCAGTTCGGCTATACCCCGTCGGAGTGCAAAGCCAGTTAA
- a CDS encoding hybrid sensor histidine kinase/response regulator transcription factor, which produces MRRIGLAILLYWLAFHCLALETCFADRLTFDEPHIPGISSHAQLLGVSMDTKGRLWLGTENGIVLYDGYRTSNLRYQPGSKEGLAFPITSRVYESDDYFFISHDSLTKSLIDKTSGKITHAINPVDPDKKDFPAFRTVLPNGETFKMIDKLPVTLGNELHKFDYKDDYWGISRNGQLERDPMLLKLFLIHAWDKRISRALKFNNQYVAISSFNPRLPLKPGGNFYRFNPDDFKLEQVMGLSQFAILDIEIKDAVLYALATDYSETFLLELNSQFAITKRTRVSNKVSRGSFHFGPSDSLWLYLNSGRFVQICNGELLDVLTNGLSQPNGPAVHATSWDVYNRLWLVRPQGGLLQGRLLPPYLRLFDKRNSELPTDETRSTLQLDEQRLVVATQDQGIYILDSDSGQLIEDITPEKGQTAWRSLYIDSKQYLWASGYYGLWRRSPDGDWQQLDQKQSFGLYADGDHIWQLGYRFLNYWSLANEQPILERNLIQKQAVRAAANINGRWLFGLHAEVGAAAIKFIDPNTGTETFIHDNQPINRYPFVLKTYKEGFLLGSWGGGLQYFSTEGELIWQIAEQQGLPSNIIYGIEQDEQQRLWLSTDKGLAVVRLCDKGVGQQACIASLNIIDEDDGLPCSEFDSEATYKAANGDLYFGGLCGVVKVTPSAYQPEQTAVTPFIANIRHADKPLPNSSVFNVPYLEHLPELGNGNDVQLSFAAAPLGSMVGMRYRLNQSEWQHLAPPFDIYLNHLPFGATELEYQATNQHGEPLSDIHTVSLSVFTPWYATRTARFGYVVLAIMALVLLIHYRQRTLIRRNESLNKLVMQKTRQLADANVELHDALAEQQRMLEYLSHELRTPLSLMLLPIYQIKQQVTGKLAQLSDEAERAGQRLNQFIDQLLQIGAHSRGDSPSSYVPVFDTLQSIVSTYRRLAEDKQQQLTLAGDDYNRHGFWQKQSFELIVSNLLSNAIKYSPIGAKIDVALVYEEQTAKLTVMNHGTTISAAASSKIFERRFRDNSEQVGSGLGLHIVKDLCQQLGGEIVLNIEPDAVSFTASLPITVTEAVAEPLAIAVEHQQPALLLLVEDDAELRRQLAAILRSEFEVATAVDGCDALSWLQQNMPDLIISDVQMPRLNGIDLTKQLKSDARFAHIPMLLLSAWADESNKMAGMMAEANDYMVKPIAPPLLLSKCRNLLNTMRHCADFARAQLQQEQTEDEDSLNVALQSKSDGVLQQVLTLIDDGIAKGNSDMLSVEYLANAVHLSSRQLNRYCVHRYQSSLSQIITLRRMRHAKQLLETSSLPISLIADRCGYATASHFNKVFKEHYQQTPSAFRQRMGQKSSA; this is translated from the coding sequence ATGAGAAGAATAGGCTTAGCAATACTGCTGTATTGGCTCGCTTTTCATTGCCTTGCGCTAGAAACCTGTTTTGCCGACCGTCTCACCTTTGACGAACCCCACATTCCCGGGATCAGCTCCCATGCTCAGCTCCTCGGTGTCAGCATGGACACCAAAGGCCGCCTCTGGCTTGGCACCGAAAATGGCATTGTGCTCTACGATGGTTACCGCACTTCCAACTTACGTTATCAGCCAGGGAGTAAAGAGGGACTAGCCTTTCCTATTACGAGTCGCGTCTACGAATCGGATGACTATTTCTTTATTTCACACGATAGTTTAACTAAATCGCTTATAGATAAGACCAGTGGCAAGATAACTCACGCTATAAATCCAGTTGATCCTGATAAAAAAGATTTCCCAGCATTCCGAACAGTTTTGCCTAACGGTGAAACGTTTAAAATGATTGATAAACTGCCTGTTACACTCGGGAATGAATTACACAAATTTGATTATAAAGATGATTATTGGGGGATTAGTCGGAATGGACAGTTAGAACGTGACCCGATGTTGTTAAAACTGTTCCTCATCCATGCGTGGGATAAGCGAATCTCACGTGCCCTTAAATTCAATAATCAATACGTTGCAATAAGTAGTTTCAATCCTCGCTTACCCCTTAAGCCTGGGGGAAATTTTTATCGATTCAATCCCGATGACTTTAAACTTGAGCAAGTTATGGGACTTTCTCAATTTGCTATTTTAGATATCGAGATTAAAGATGCAGTACTTTATGCGTTAGCTACTGATTATTCCGAAACTTTTTTGCTTGAACTTAATTCACAATTTGCTATCACCAAGCGGACGCGTGTCTCAAATAAAGTATCGCGTGGAAGTTTCCATTTCGGCCCAAGCGATTCGCTGTGGTTATACCTAAATAGTGGGCGTTTTGTTCAAATCTGCAATGGTGAACTGCTGGATGTATTGACTAACGGCTTATCCCAACCCAATGGTCCTGCCGTGCATGCGACCTCTTGGGATGTCTACAATCGATTATGGCTAGTTAGGCCTCAAGGTGGTCTGCTTCAAGGACGCCTATTGCCTCCTTATCTTAGGCTATTTGATAAAAGAAATAGCGAATTACCCACAGATGAAACACGTTCGACACTTCAGTTAGATGAGCAACGCCTAGTCGTAGCAACTCAAGATCAAGGAATCTATATCCTCGATTCAGATAGTGGTCAGTTAATCGAGGATATTACACCTGAGAAGGGACAAACGGCTTGGCGCAGTCTTTATATCGATTCGAAGCAATATCTCTGGGCATCAGGTTATTACGGGTTATGGCGACGTAGCCCCGATGGCGACTGGCAACAATTGGATCAAAAGCAGTCTTTCGGGTTGTATGCCGATGGAGACCATATTTGGCAATTGGGCTATCGATTTCTTAATTATTGGTCACTTGCTAATGAACAACCCATTTTAGAAAGGAACTTGATTCAGAAACAAGCAGTTAGAGCAGCTGCAAATATTAATGGGAGATGGTTGTTTGGCCTGCATGCTGAAGTCGGAGCGGCTGCTATCAAGTTCATCGATCCAAACACTGGAACTGAAACCTTCATCCACGACAATCAACCCATCAACCGCTATCCCTTTGTATTAAAGACCTACAAAGAAGGCTTTTTGCTGGGCAGTTGGGGTGGTGGTTTACAGTATTTCTCTACTGAGGGTGAGCTAATCTGGCAAATTGCGGAGCAGCAGGGATTACCCTCCAATATCATTTACGGCATCGAGCAGGATGAACAGCAGCGGCTGTGGTTAAGCACAGATAAAGGGCTGGCTGTGGTACGTTTGTGCGACAAGGGTGTCGGGCAGCAGGCTTGTATCGCCTCGCTGAATATTATCGATGAAGATGATGGCTTGCCCTGCAGTGAATTTGATTCTGAAGCGACCTATAAAGCGGCCAATGGCGATCTCTATTTTGGTGGCCTGTGCGGTGTGGTCAAAGTGACGCCATCGGCATATCAGCCCGAACAAACTGCGGTAACACCGTTCATTGCCAATATTCGTCATGCTGATAAACCCTTGCCTAATAGCTCGGTGTTTAATGTGCCCTATCTGGAACACTTGCCCGAACTTGGCAACGGCAACGATGTGCAATTGAGCTTTGCTGCCGCGCCACTCGGCAGCATGGTGGGCATGCGCTATCGGCTTAATCAGAGCGAGTGGCAACATCTCGCGCCGCCGTTTGATATCTATTTAAACCATTTGCCGTTTGGTGCCACGGAGTTGGAGTATCAAGCTACCAATCAGCATGGTGAACCACTCAGTGATATACATACAGTTAGCTTGTCGGTGTTCACGCCTTGGTATGCTACCCGCACCGCGCGATTTGGGTATGTTGTACTGGCGATTATGGCGCTGGTGCTGTTGATCCATTATCGGCAACGGACGCTCATCCGCCGCAATGAATCACTGAACAAGCTGGTGATGCAAAAGACACGGCAATTAGCTGATGCCAACGTGGAGCTGCACGATGCCTTAGCTGAGCAGCAACGGATGCTGGAATACCTCAGTCATGAGTTGCGTACACCACTCAGCTTGATGCTGCTGCCCATCTACCAGATTAAACAACAAGTGACGGGCAAGTTGGCGCAGCTTAGCGATGAAGCGGAGCGGGCAGGACAACGACTCAATCAATTTATCGACCAATTACTGCAAATCGGTGCGCATTCCCGTGGTGATAGCCCCAGCAGTTATGTGCCTGTGTTCGATACCTTGCAGTCTATCGTCAGTACGTACCGACGCTTGGCGGAAGATAAGCAACAGCAGCTCACTCTAGCTGGTGATGATTACAATCGTCATGGTTTTTGGCAGAAGCAAAGCTTTGAGCTGATTGTGTCTAACTTGCTGTCAAATGCGATCAAGTACAGCCCAATCGGTGCCAAGATTGATGTGGCGTTAGTCTATGAGGAGCAGACTGCCAAGCTGACGGTGATGAACCACGGCACGACGATTAGCGCTGCCGCCAGTAGCAAGATTTTTGAACGACGTTTTCGCGATAATTCAGAACAAGTTGGCTCTGGGTTAGGGCTGCATATCGTTAAAGACCTCTGTCAACAGCTTGGTGGTGAGATTGTGCTGAATATAGAGCCAGATGCCGTGAGCTTTACCGCCAGCCTGCCTATAACAGTCACAGAAGCGGTGGCAGAACCGCTGGCTATTGCGGTTGAACATCAACAGCCAGCGCTGCTGTTATTGGTCGAAGATGACGCTGAATTACGGCGCCAGTTGGCAGCGATACTGCGCAGTGAATTTGAGGTGGCGACGGCGGTTGACGGGTGTGATGCATTAAGTTGGTTACAGCAGAATATGCCAGATCTGATTATCAGTGATGTGCAGATGCCGCGTTTAAACGGGATTGATCTGACTAAACAGCTCAAGAGCGATGCTCGATTTGCGCATATTCCGATGTTGCTGCTCTCCGCATGGGCAGATGAAAGTAACAAAATGGCAGGGATGATGGCAGAAGCAAACGACTATATGGTGAAACCGATTGCGCCGCCGTTATTGCTCAGCAAATGCCGCAACTTGCTCAATACCATGCGCCATTGTGCCGATTTTGCCCGTGCGCAGCTGCAGCAGGAACAAACTGAAGACGAGGATAGCTTAAACGTAGCGCTGCAATCTAAATCGGATGGGGTGTTGCAACAGGTACTGACGCTGATTGACGACGGCATTGCCAAAGGTAACTCCGATATGCTCTCCGTTGAATACCTGGCTAATGCGGTGCATCTGAGTAGTCGTCAGTTAAACCGTTATTGTGTGCATCGTTATCAAAGTTCTCTCAGCCAAATCATCACCTTAAGGCGGATGCGGCATGCGAAACAGTTACTCGAAACGAGCAGTTTGCCTATCTCATTGATTGCCGATCGCTGCGGCTACGCCACTGCGTCGCACTTCAATAAGGTATTCAAAGAACATTATCAACAAACCCCATCGGCATTTCGGCAAAGAATGGGGCAAAAGTCCTCAGCTTAA